A region of Plasmodium falciparum 3D7 genome assembly, chromosome: 12 DNA encodes the following proteins:
- a CDS encoding liver stage associated protein 1, whose protein sequence is MKTIIIVTLFILILNTIIINPCTCVPNTLPIEYFDYETLKENVKIRDSNTKTQLIILSAVCASILLSLSSLWGIRIHYNHEMNKKEINNYELNSDLLKDADFYMVE, encoded by the coding sequence atgaaaaccataataatagtaacccttttcattttaattttaaatacaattattataaatccATGTACTTGTGTCCCTAATACACTGCCTATTGAATATTTCGATTATGAAACCCTCAAAGAAAATGTCAAAATTCGAGATAGTAACACAAAAACTCagttaattattttatcagCTGTATGTGCTAGTATCTTACTCTCTCTTAGTTCCTTATGGGGTATCAGAATACATTATAATCatgaaatgaataaaaaagaaattaataattatgaattaAATAGCGATCTATTAAAAGATGCAGATTTTTATATGGTAGAATAA
- a CDS encoding RESA-like protein with PHIST and DnaJ domains, which yields MQFFNKSYRSLLRILLDINNNVKEDYTYGAHVHYNKKKEKKNIRNEHNFLNSPIYISTIIYFIAICYFILLNTCIPNNNELYGEAYYYKDKRYLCEAETINISRSNVNTPLTSNFFSLLYNTSPCILDDVFENKEEYMLKYIQEILGNLNKYISWDNYGLILHIDDYTPVTYNNKDIEIDKKIEMIWKKRQHRIEDIKDSWDEVMLNESSKYSNTVNELKKYYDKLRYQKLILKRDYDDIWNDYSKFLFIIEKHMKTELYKIFNVWYYKKALYMNEYRKLVNSCRIAWKALSNHLKYTLKMTIIYDIEKMKHIREADFKNAIMHLYLKKDDDDDEYSNKQGNEKRKKKKKKKKEGFFHNFFCFLNDPYEIKEDEESISPNNDFNLSAVNYLECCRTARHIDKEKKTHSRKVDEETMTELGNPIDTRMSERLKELREYEKRKKEKEQNNSKYVFDYGSFEEKSESEKSLDISKNFIFSEEVRSTNSGMHYSLDIEADEVLSKNKNKERGMNYLLKENNYNNHSVNAVSPVNTTYYEILNVDTKAELKEIKSNYYHLSLQYHPDYNIGDRIAKLKFRLVSEAYQVLSDDERRRIYNKQGLKATEKMFLMEPGLLFMIMFSIDEMSDYVGDLKLFYFIKEAFEKKKRIEDIESPFEDMDAKMENDQRKREVVLALLLRERIQPYVDNNKEWMCEMEKEIKSLLESSHSNAILGSIGWTYENVATKYLSDIKSKWRLKEPMSKYDASFRHVNRSKRTKMTKLSSRFSGMFSCSSALKSQEPSMGETSSSDNDRNEGSEGICNMDNMFSEETLSLLEIDENKYFGFMTMHILTLILWDIEETTQYAASRVLRDEGVDENTRIKRAEALQILGKLMQKWSLNVKSKKEIREKDIIEIMEKARAYNM from the exons atgcaattttttaataaatcatatcGTAGTTTATTAAGAATTCTTTTGGATATCAACAATAATGTAAAAGAGGATTATACATATGGCGCACATGTGcattataacaaaaaaaaagagaaaaaaaatataagaaatgaacataattttttgaattcTCCAATTTATATAAGTACAATCATATACTTTATTGcaatatgttattttatacTATTg aATACATGTATacctaataataatgaattatatggggaagcatattattataaagacAAAAGATATTTATGTGAAGCAGAAactataaatatttcaaGGAGTAATGTAAATACACCATTGACTAgcaatttcttttctttgttatataatacatcTCCTTGTATATTAGATGATGTTTTTGAAAATAAGGAAGAATATATGTTAAAGTATATTCAAGAAATATTAggtaatttaaataaatatatatcatgggATAATTATGGTTTGATTTTACACATAGATGATTATACTCCCGTTACATATAACAATAAAGATATAGAAATAGATAAGAAAATTGAAatgatatggaaaaaaagACAGCATAGAATAGAAGATATCAAAGATTCTTGGGATGAAGTAATGTTAAATGAAAGTTCAAAATATAGTAATACAGTAAACgagttaaaaaaatattatgataagcTAAGATATCAAAagttaatattaaaaagagattatgatgatatatgGAATGATTATAGtaaatttttgtttattattgaaaaacatatgaaaacagaattatataaaatttttaatgtatGGTATTATAAGAAAGCgttatatatgaatgaataTCGAAAATTGGTAAATTCCTGTAGAATTGCTTGGAAGGCTTTATCCAATCAtctaaaatatacattaaaaaTGACGATTATTTACGATATAGAGAAAATGAAACATATAAGAGAGGCAGATTTTAAAAACGCTATTatgcatttatatttaaaaaaagatgatgatgacgatgaatattcaaataaacaaggaaatgaaaaaagaaaaaagaagaaaaagaaaaagaaagaaggattttttcataattttttttgctttttgAATGATCCATATGAGATTAAAGAAGATGAAGAATCTATTTCACCAAATAAcgattttaatttatcagCCGTAAATTATTTAGAATGTTGTAGAACAGCTCGACATattgataaagaaaaaaaaacacattcTCGTAAAGTTGATGAAGAAACTATGACAGAATTAGGAAACCCAATAGATACTAGAATGTCAGAAAGATTAAAAGAATTAAgagaatatgaaaaaagaaaaaaagaaaaggaacaaaataatagtaaATATGTTTTCGACTATGGATCTTTTGAAGAAAAGAGTGAATCTGAGAAATCTTTAGATATCTCAAAAAATTTCATATTTAGCGAAGAAGTTCGTTCTACTAATTCCGGTATGCATTATTCTTTAGATATAGAAGCTGATGAAgttttatcaaaaaataaaaataaagagcGTGGtatgaattatttattaaaagaaaataattataataatcatagtGTTAATGCAGTATCACCCGTTAATACGAcatattatgaaatattaaatgtaGATACGAAAGcagaattaaaagaaattaaaagtaattattatcatttatcaTTACAGTATCATCCTGATTATAATATAGGTGATCGTATAGCTAAATTGAAATTTCGACTTGTCAGTGAAGCATATCAAGTATTATCTGATGACGAACGAAGAAGGATTTATAATAAGCAAGGATTAAAAGCAACagaaaaaatgtttttaatgGAACCTGGTCTTTTATTTATGATAATGTTTAGTATAGATGAAATGTCTGATTATGTTGGTGATTtaaaattgttttattttattaaagaagcttttgaaaagaaaaaacgaATAGAAGATATAGAATCTCCATTTGAAGATATGGATGCAAAAATGGAAAATGACCAAAGAAAAAGAGAAGTTGTTTTAGCTCTTTTGTTAAGAGAAAGAATACAACCATatgtagataataataaagaatggATGTGCGAGATGGAGAAGGAAATAAAAAGCTTACTAGAATCCTCTCATTCAAATGCTATTTTAGGATCCATAGGATGGACATATGAAAATGTTGCAACTAAATATTTAAGTGATATAAAATCAAAATGGAGATTAAAAGAACCAATGTCAAAATATGATGCATCTTTTAGACATGTAAATAGAtctaaaagaacaaaaatgaCTAAGTTGTCATCTAGGTTTTCTGGAATGTTTAGTTGTTCTTCTGCCTTAAAATCGCAAGAACCTTCTATGGGAGAAACAAGTTCAAGTGATAACGATCGTAATGAAGGAAGTGAAGGTATTtgtaatatggataatatgtTTTCCGAAGAAACATTATCCTTGTTAGAAATAGATgagaataaatattttggaTTTATGACAATGCATATTTTAACATTAATTTTATGGGATATAGAAGAAACTACTCAATATGCTGCTAGTAGAGTTTTAAGAGATGAGGGAGTTGATGAAAATACACGAATAAAACGAGCAGAGGCATTACAAATTCTAGGAAAATTAATGCAGAAATGGTCATTAAATGTTAAGAGTAAAAAGGAAATACGTGAAAAGGATATAATTGAAATTATGGAAAAGGCAAGAGCTTATAATATGTAG